One segment of Gordonia terrae DNA contains the following:
- a CDS encoding SDR family NAD(P)-dependent oxidoreductase: MTQRLTGKVALVTGSSRGIGRGIAQRLASEGATVVVTARSSGPSPSIRDGREVVVSGTLDETVQLITDAGGAAVAITADLEDPEQRDDLIDDVVTATGGIDILVNNAGFADYASIETMTSATFDRTIEHYVKVPFILAQRAIPHMRARGAGWIVNIGSSTALSPIRPFREYNKTSGDVIYAAAKAAQHRFTQGLAAELLDANIAVNAVGPSTAIMTPGAEALLPAGYDTEPVDYLAQTVLEMCTESASERTGLVAFSLHYPWATGTPVRSVDGSAELPPLAPPEWANPNISATGL, from the coding sequence GTGACACAACGGTTGACGGGCAAAGTGGCTCTTGTCACCGGTAGCAGTCGAGGTATCGGCCGGGGTATCGCACAGCGGCTGGCGTCGGAAGGTGCGACGGTGGTGGTCACGGCACGGTCGAGCGGACCGTCGCCGTCGATCCGCGATGGCAGAGAAGTCGTGGTGTCCGGAACCCTGGACGAGACCGTCCAGCTGATCACCGATGCCGGCGGCGCGGCGGTGGCGATCACCGCGGACCTCGAGGACCCCGAGCAGCGCGACGATCTCATCGACGACGTGGTCACAGCCACCGGTGGTATCGACATCCTGGTCAACAATGCCGGCTTTGCCGACTATGCGTCGATCGAGACGATGACGTCCGCGACGTTCGATCGGACCATCGAGCATTACGTCAAGGTTCCGTTCATCCTCGCGCAGCGAGCCATTCCCCATATGCGTGCACGCGGCGCCGGCTGGATCGTCAACATCGGTTCCTCCACTGCTCTCAGTCCCATCCGGCCGTTCCGTGAGTACAACAAGACCTCTGGCGACGTGATCTATGCTGCGGCGAAGGCTGCGCAGCACCGTTTCACCCAGGGTCTCGCCGCCGAGCTGCTCGACGCGAACATCGCCGTCAACGCCGTCGGGCCGTCGACCGCGATCATGACCCCCGGGGCGGAGGCCCTGCTTCCGGCCGGATATGACACCGAACCAGTGGACTACCTTGCGCAGACGGTGTTGGAGATGTGCACCGAATCGGCCTCGGAGCGAACGGGTTTGGTGGCATTCAGTCTCCACTACCCCTGGGCGACCGGGACACCGGTGAGATCGGTGGATGGTAGCGCCGAACTCCCACCATTGGCCCCTCCGGAGTGGGCGAATCCCAACATCTCCGCGACCGGACTCTGA
- a CDS encoding SDR family NAD(P)-dependent oxidoreductase gives MNSQAAERFAAGTAVVTGAAAGIGEGFARHLAGIGMNIAVADIDGDRAAALVADMEASTGVRASAHVVDVADAQSVEDFAADVYLRYGSVELLINNAGVESAGLLWEIDEARWRRLMQINVDGVFHCIRAFVPRMIAAGTPSCVANLSSVGGFNSVAVQAPYIVSKHAVLAMTECLHQDLSIVGAPIQVSAVVPYSIRSEIFRSAQRDAPTTNPTANAVFAAMQRDNVERGLDPVEAAAHMVDQIAAGDFWVWSDDPVCIAAAHRRGQQLLELSPPSDPREMLTRMGVTVSQAAQ, from the coding sequence GTGAACTCACAAGCAGCAGAAAGATTCGCGGCGGGTACCGCGGTCGTCACTGGGGCCGCAGCCGGAATAGGCGAGGGTTTTGCGCGCCATCTCGCCGGCATCGGGATGAACATCGCCGTGGCGGATATCGACGGGGACCGGGCCGCTGCGTTGGTTGCCGACATGGAAGCGTCGACGGGGGTGCGCGCAAGTGCGCACGTGGTGGATGTCGCGGACGCGCAGTCCGTCGAGGACTTCGCGGCCGACGTATACCTTCGATACGGCAGCGTCGAACTCCTCATCAACAATGCGGGTGTGGAGTCCGCGGGACTCCTCTGGGAGATCGACGAGGCGCGGTGGCGACGACTCATGCAGATCAATGTGGACGGTGTGTTCCACTGCATAAGGGCATTCGTGCCGAGGATGATCGCCGCCGGAACGCCCTCGTGTGTCGCAAATCTGTCCTCGGTGGGTGGGTTCAACTCCGTGGCGGTGCAGGCGCCGTACATCGTGAGCAAGCACGCGGTGCTGGCCATGACCGAATGCCTTCACCAGGATCTTTCGATCGTCGGGGCGCCCATCCAGGTCAGCGCGGTCGTTCCCTACTCGATCCGCAGTGAGATCTTCCGGTCGGCCCAGCGTGACGCGCCCACCACGAATCCGACCGCGAATGCGGTGTTCGCGGCCATGCAGCGCGACAATGTCGAACGCGGGCTCGACCCGGTCGAGGCGGCCGCCCACATGGTCGACCAGATCGCGGCAGGCGACTTCTGGGTCTGGTCCGACGACCCGGTCTGTATCGCTGCGGCGCATCGCCGAGGCCAGCAGCTCCTGGAACTGTCGCCGCCGTCGGATCCGCGGGAAATGCTCACGAGGATGGGCGTGACGGTCTCTCAAGCGGCGCAGTGA
- a CDS encoding PadR family transcriptional regulator, with protein sequence MGNDAAHLSLPATSWAVLGMLSFGEELTGNDLKKWADWSIGFFYWSPSVSQVYAELKKLEERGLVASRVVTVDGERGRRLYGITDDGVAALRDWSRDAEVELPVLKHSVMLRLWMGHIAEPDELKKLVLAHIDNLTERARSAAAHGDHSDHEPAWAFSQMSLRWSQRYFDAEIQLARELLDDIDEAARRYRDLVRHDDHGLPIPRDPGFWRRAVDD encoded by the coding sequence ATGGGAAACGATGCCGCTCACCTCAGTCTGCCGGCGACCAGTTGGGCCGTGTTGGGAATGCTGTCGTTCGGCGAAGAACTGACGGGCAATGACCTGAAGAAGTGGGCGGATTGGAGCATCGGTTTCTTCTACTGGAGCCCCTCGGTGAGCCAGGTCTATGCAGAACTGAAGAAGCTGGAAGAGCGCGGACTTGTAGCCTCCCGCGTGGTGACGGTCGACGGCGAGCGTGGGCGACGGCTGTACGGAATCACCGACGACGGGGTGGCTGCGCTCCGGGACTGGTCGCGCGACGCCGAGGTCGAGCTGCCGGTACTCAAGCACTCGGTGATGCTGCGTCTGTGGATGGGCCACATCGCGGAGCCCGACGAACTGAAGAAGCTGGTCCTCGCGCACATCGACAACCTCACCGAGCGTGCCCGAAGCGCTGCTGCCCACGGTGATCATTCCGATCACGAGCCGGCATGGGCCTTTTCGCAGATGAGCCTGCGGTGGTCCCAGAGGTACTTCGACGCCGAGATCCAACTGGCTCGTGAGCTTCTCGATGACATAGACGAGGCGGCTCGGCGCTATCGCGACCTCGTACGGCATGACGACCACGGGCTGCCGATCCCACGTGATCCGGGATTCTGGCGCCGGGCCGTGGACGACTGA
- a CDS encoding 2-keto-4-pentenoate hydratase, producing MAVEQGIREQIAADLARAEASATAIDRPTDAHPDLDVVDAYEIQLINIRKRLDAGAKVAGHKVGLASEAMQKMMGVDEPDYGHLLDDMQYFEHAPIDTRKLCFPRVEVEVGYILGEDLPGEGCTNEDVIDAVAWVVPSIELIDSRIKDWKITLCDTIADNASSCGWILGQQRVPISEIDTGDIEATLTRNGEIVAKGNSSAVLGHPLNAVSWLARKVEGFGVRLRKGDVILPGTATRAIDISSGDHFVADFAGLGSVTLDFS from the coding sequence ATGGCGGTTGAACAGGGGATTCGGGAGCAGATCGCGGCCGATCTGGCCCGCGCGGAAGCGTCGGCGACGGCGATCGACCGGCCCACTGACGCCCACCCCGACCTCGATGTGGTCGACGCGTACGAGATCCAGCTGATCAACATCCGCAAGCGGCTCGATGCCGGGGCGAAGGTCGCCGGCCACAAGGTCGGCTTGGCGTCGGAGGCCATGCAGAAGATGATGGGCGTCGACGAACCCGATTACGGCCACCTGCTCGACGACATGCAGTACTTCGAACACGCCCCCATCGACACGCGGAAGTTGTGCTTTCCGCGAGTCGAGGTCGAAGTCGGTTACATCCTGGGCGAGGATCTCCCGGGCGAGGGGTGCACCAACGAGGACGTCATCGACGCGGTGGCCTGGGTGGTGCCCTCGATCGAGCTGATCGACTCACGGATCAAGGATTGGAAGATCACGCTCTGCGACACGATCGCCGACAATGCGTCGTCGTGCGGGTGGATTCTCGGTCAGCAACGCGTCCCCATCTCCGAGATCGACACCGGTGACATCGAGGCGACGCTGACGCGCAACGGCGAGATCGTCGCGAAGGGCAACTCGTCCGCGGTGCTCGGTCATCCGCTGAATGCCGTGAGTTGGCTTGCGCGCAAGGTCGAGGGCTTCGGGGTGCGCCTGCGCAAGGGCGACGTGATCCTCCCGGGCACCGCGACGCGGGCCATCGACATCTCGTCGGGCGATCACTTCGTGGCCGACTTCGCCGGCCTCGGCAGTGTCACGCTCGACTTCAGCTAG
- a CDS encoding acetaldehyde dehydrogenase (acetylating), with the protein MAAKLTAAIIGSGNIGTDLMYKLERSEVIEPRWMVGIDAASEGMKRAADHGLITMSGGADELLASSERPDLIFEATSAYVHREYAPKYEEAGIIAVDLTPAAVGPAVVPPANLREHLDAPNTNMITCGGQATIPMVHAVSSVVPVPYAEIVASVASVSAGPGTRANIDEFTATTSAGVETIGGARRGKAIIILNPADPPMIMRDTIFCAIPEDADTDAIAESIHRREKEIQAYVPGYRLLQDPQFDPPSVLNGGHARVSIFVEVEGAGDFLPPYAGNLDIMTAAATKVGEEIAKTKLGVPA; encoded by the coding sequence GTGGCAGCCAAGCTGACCGCAGCGATCATCGGGTCGGGCAACATCGGCACCGACCTGATGTACAAGCTGGAGCGCTCCGAGGTGATCGAGCCGCGCTGGATGGTCGGCATCGATGCCGCCTCTGAGGGCATGAAGCGCGCGGCCGATCATGGCCTCATCACGATGAGCGGCGGCGCCGACGAGCTGCTGGCGTCGTCGGAGCGTCCGGATCTGATCTTCGAGGCGACCTCGGCCTATGTGCACCGCGAGTACGCACCGAAGTATGAGGAAGCGGGCATCATCGCCGTCGACTTGACCCCCGCTGCCGTCGGCCCCGCGGTGGTACCGCCGGCCAATCTCCGCGAGCATCTCGATGCGCCGAACACCAACATGATCACGTGCGGTGGTCAGGCGACCATCCCGATGGTGCACGCGGTGAGTTCGGTTGTGCCGGTGCCATATGCCGAGATCGTCGCGTCGGTGGCCTCGGTGTCGGCCGGGCCGGGCACCCGCGCGAACATCGACGAGTTCACCGCGACGACCTCGGCGGGAGTGGAGACGATCGGCGGCGCGCGGCGCGGTAAGGCGATCATCATCCTGAATCCGGCAGACCCGCCGATGATCATGCGCGACACCATCTTCTGTGCCATCCCCGAGGATGCGGACACAGATGCGATCGCCGAGTCGATCCACCGGCGGGAGAAGGAGATCCAGGCCTATGTGCCGGGATACCGGTTGCTGCAGGATCCCCAGTTCGACCCGCCGAGCGTCCTGAACGGCGGACACGCCCGGGTATCGATCTTCGTCGAGGTCGAGGGAGCGGGGGACTTCCTCCCGCCGTACGCCGGGAATCTGGACATCATGACCGCTGCCGCCACGAAGGTCGGCGAAGAGATCGCGAAAACCAAGTTGGGAGTCCCCGCATGA
- the dmpG gene encoding 4-hydroxy-2-oxovalerate aldolase: MSTNVVLTPRDPKLMANARKYSDTLDIRITDSSLRDGSHHKRHQFTEVEVRAIVGALDEAGVPVIEVTHGDGLGGSSFNYGFSKTPEQKLIKAAAETAKRAKIAFLMLPGLGTKDDIRAAQDNGGQICRIATHCTEADVSIQHFGLARDLGLETVGFLMMSHSQPPEVIAKQARIMADAGCQCVYVVDSAGALVLEDVTVRVQALVAELGDDAQVGFHGHENLDIAVANSVNAIRAGAQQIDGSIRRFGAGAGNTPTEAFVGVCDKLGITTGVDFMKIADAAQDVVRPAMPSECLVDRSAMMMGYAGCYSSFLKHAEGHAERYGVSAAEILLEAGSRKLVGGQEDQLIDIALELKKKQDANAGV; encoded by the coding sequence ATGAGCACCAATGTGGTTCTGACACCGCGCGACCCGAAGCTGATGGCGAACGCGCGCAAGTACTCTGACACCCTCGACATCCGCATCACGGACTCATCACTGCGTGACGGCAGCCACCACAAACGTCACCAGTTCACCGAGGTCGAGGTGCGTGCGATCGTCGGCGCACTCGACGAGGCCGGCGTGCCGGTCATCGAGGTGACCCACGGTGACGGTCTGGGCGGGTCGTCGTTCAACTACGGTTTCTCCAAAACCCCTGAGCAGAAGCTGATCAAGGCCGCCGCGGAGACGGCGAAGCGCGCCAAGATCGCCTTCCTGATGCTGCCGGGGCTGGGCACCAAGGACGACATCCGCGCGGCGCAGGACAACGGCGGTCAGATCTGCCGCATCGCGACGCACTGCACCGAGGCCGATGTCTCGATCCAGCACTTCGGACTCGCGCGCGATCTCGGTCTGGAGACCGTCGGGTTCCTGATGATGAGCCACAGCCAGCCGCCGGAGGTCATCGCCAAGCAGGCCCGCATCATGGCCGATGCCGGATGTCAGTGTGTGTACGTCGTCGACTCCGCCGGTGCGCTGGTCCTCGAGGACGTGACCGTTCGGGTCCAGGCCCTGGTGGCCGAACTCGGCGACGACGCACAGGTCGGTTTCCACGGGCACGAGAACCTCGACATCGCGGTTGCCAACTCGGTCAACGCGATCCGCGCGGGCGCGCAGCAGATCGACGGGTCGATCCGGCGATTCGGGGCGGGCGCGGGCAACACGCCCACCGAGGCCTTCGTGGGTGTGTGCGACAAGCTCGGCATCACCACCGGCGTCGATTTCATGAAGATCGCCGACGCCGCACAGGATGTCGTCCGTCCGGCCATGCCGTCGGAGTGCCTGGTCGACCGCTCGGCGATGATGATGGGCTACGCCGGTTGCTACAGCTCGTTCCTCAAGCACGCGGAGGGGCATGCCGAACGCTATGGCGTCTCGGCTGCGGAGATCCTCCTCGAGGCGGGCAGCCGCAAACTGGTCGGCGGTCAGGAGGACCAGCTCATCGACATCGCGCTCGAGCTCAAGAAGAAGCAGGACGCGAACGCCGGGGTGTAA
- a CDS encoding MspA family porin translates to MKARLLVLVAAALTTVTMGAGAATAAPLSDGYKRIGEGAGAVEIWRTGESAMPGQSMAGNGVGRSAVLSGKVVTRFGKAASGNLRVGYLVGCQVSIGRLSAGISGTVTAVGPSATGSISFPLAPGQIKAVQLSTQPVSGGTGMFKYSDVEVEVQGCGGFAQARSYAQVEVVDGYSIDTAYVAGSGAYVQSVLYGKPFSLN, encoded by the coding sequence GTGAAAGCAAGACTTCTGGTGTTGGTGGCGGCGGCGCTCACCACAGTGACCATGGGGGCGGGAGCTGCGACCGCAGCACCGCTGTCGGATGGCTACAAGCGAATTGGCGAGGGTGCGGGGGCGGTGGAGATCTGGCGAACCGGCGAGTCGGCGATGCCGGGCCAGTCGATGGCGGGCAACGGTGTCGGGCGTTCGGCGGTGCTGTCGGGCAAGGTTGTCACACGATTCGGGAAGGCGGCGTCGGGAAACCTGCGGGTCGGTTACCTGGTCGGTTGCCAGGTGTCGATCGGGAGGCTGTCAGCGGGAATCTCCGGCACGGTCACGGCTGTGGGACCGTCGGCGACCGGCAGTATCTCGTTCCCTCTCGCCCCCGGGCAGATCAAGGCGGTCCAACTGAGTACTCAGCCGGTGTCCGGTGGGACGGGGATGTTCAAGTACTCAGATGTCGAGGTCGAGGTGCAGGGGTGCGGCGGGTTCGCGCAAGCGCGGTCGTACGCGCAGGTCGAGGTCGTCGACGGTTACTCGATCGACACGGCCTACGTAGCCGGGTCGGGCGCTTACGTGCAATCCGTTCTGTATGGAAAACCGTTCAGCCTCAACTGA
- a CDS encoding MspA family porin — MNVSMKKMIGSAATIAGVTATVVGTGVAHSGPLPGGMVREDLGGGTSMVARLVDEQVSRPGGNVANVPTSREVLVSGTVRVAISGKAKSGVISGGYVVGCQVDLSGGLTNSGNSTTNGETVTSATAGSVLTLGPGQATYVPIIDQPNYSVDADNPFAKLNGYKFRGNAGSVTYGGQALRVNGCGGYAQARARMTILVNTDTAKSQTTLWGKPFSLG; from the coding sequence ATGAATGTCAGCATGAAGAAGATGATCGGATCTGCGGCGACGATCGCCGGGGTGACGGCGACGGTTGTCGGGACGGGAGTGGCGCACAGCGGACCGTTGCCCGGTGGCATGGTGCGGGAAGACCTCGGCGGTGGTACGTCGATGGTGGCGCGACTGGTGGACGAGCAGGTCAGTCGTCCCGGTGGCAATGTGGCCAACGTACCGACGAGCCGGGAGGTTCTCGTCTCGGGGACCGTGCGGGTCGCGATCTCCGGAAAAGCCAAGAGCGGAGTGATTTCCGGCGGGTATGTGGTCGGTTGCCAGGTCGACCTCTCGGGTGGTCTGACCAACAGTGGTAACTCCACGACGAACGGTGAGACGGTCACCTCGGCTACGGCCGGCAGCGTGCTCACCCTCGGACCGGGGCAGGCGACTTATGTGCCGATCATCGACCAACCGAATTATTCTGTGGATGCCGACAATCCGTTCGCCAAGCTGAACGGGTACAAGTTCCGCGGGAACGCGGGTTCGGTCACGTACGGTGGTCAGGCGCTGCGGGTCAACGGGTGTGGGGGATACGCCCAGGCGCGGGCGCGGATGACGATCCTTGTCAACACCGACACCGCGAAGAGCCAAACCACGCTGTGGGGGAAGCCCTTCTCGCTCGGCTGA
- a CDS encoding LysR family transcriptional regulator has product MVLSPRMPDLASLETLQAVVGTGSLNAAATQLGVTQQAVSARIRAMETQLGVALLTRTPRGSVPTQSGRLVAEWADRLLTLAGEFDAGLAALRFERRDQLRLAASLTVAEHLLPRWLVSFAAQHQPAPKVSFTATNSDHVYDLVRAGDVELGFVEGSRIQTGLRSRTVARDELILVVPPGHPWTRLRRPVTAADLARTPLVTREEGSGTREFLERALTRTLGPGREAAPPVLELSTTASVRAAVIAGAGPAVLSDLSVADDLGHRLTHVPITDLDLARPLRAVWLSGPQPTAGAARDFLAHISRS; this is encoded by the coding sequence ATGGTGCTGAGTCCGCGGATGCCCGACCTCGCGTCGCTGGAGACCCTGCAGGCAGTGGTCGGGACGGGCAGCCTCAACGCCGCCGCGACCCAACTCGGCGTCACCCAGCAGGCGGTGTCAGCGCGCATCCGCGCCATGGAGACGCAGCTCGGCGTCGCCCTGCTGACACGCACACCGCGCGGATCGGTGCCCACCCAGTCCGGGCGACTCGTCGCCGAATGGGCCGACCGCCTGCTGACGTTGGCCGGCGAATTCGACGCCGGGCTGGCCGCACTACGCTTCGAACGACGTGACCAGCTACGTCTGGCCGCCAGCCTGACCGTCGCCGAGCACCTCCTCCCCCGCTGGCTCGTCTCGTTCGCCGCTCAGCATCAGCCCGCTCCCAAGGTGTCGTTCACCGCGACCAACTCCGATCACGTGTACGACCTGGTCCGTGCGGGGGACGTCGAACTGGGTTTCGTGGAAGGGTCCCGCATCCAGACCGGTCTGCGCAGCCGGACCGTCGCGCGCGACGAGCTGATCCTCGTCGTACCGCCGGGTCATCCGTGGACGCGGCTGCGGCGGCCGGTCACGGCCGCCGATCTCGCCCGCACGCCATTGGTGACGCGTGAGGAGGGCTCGGGCACCCGAGAGTTTCTCGAGCGCGCCCTGACCAGGACCCTCGGCCCCGGACGAGAGGCCGCGCCACCCGTCCTGGAACTGTCCACGACGGCGTCGGTGCGGGCAGCGGTGATCGCCGGCGCCGGCCCGGCGGTACTCAGTGACCTCTCGGTCGCCGACGACCTCGGCCACCGGCTCACCCACGTCCCGATAACCGACCTCGATCTCGCCCGGCCGCTCCGCGCCGTGTGGCTCTCGGGCCCACAACCGACCGCCGGCGCCGCGCGCGACTTCCTCGCGCACATCAGCCGAAGCTGA
- a CDS encoding TDT family transporter gives MDMTTTTATTGLAATDLATAPARVVGRRRASYVPPNWFAAVMGTGIIAIAAHSLPWQPAGLAAVATVFWLLACVVFGVVLIATVRHWVRDPEVARGHHAHRVVAHFYGAVPMAIMTVGTSTMVVGATVIGRDLALAIDLVCWVVGTIGGVVTAVVIPYRHLIVGRASVGDAFGGWLMPVVPPMVSASGAAVLASQLPAGWASHVVMGIGCAMFVLAALASLPIMWALAARLRTGDVGAAHMVPTWWIVLGPLGQSVTAACLLAHVAPHVVDAPMAETLHSFAVGYGLAVWVAATLWIGVAARLTARTLRSGMPFAMTWWAFTFPLGTYVTGSSALALTVGGTVFEVVAVAGFAVLVVAWSVVAVRTVRGVVSGELRRAPVVPVK, from the coding sequence ATGGACATGACCACGACGACCGCGACCACCGGACTCGCAGCAACGGACCTCGCGACCGCACCAGCCCGTGTGGTGGGACGGCGTCGCGCCTCCTACGTGCCGCCCAACTGGTTCGCCGCGGTGATGGGCACGGGCATCATCGCGATCGCCGCCCACAGCCTGCCCTGGCAGCCGGCGGGTCTGGCGGCGGTGGCGACGGTCTTCTGGCTGTTGGCCTGCGTGGTGTTCGGCGTCGTGCTGATTGCGACGGTCCGGCATTGGGTCCGCGACCCGGAGGTCGCCCGCGGTCATCACGCCCACCGCGTCGTCGCCCACTTCTACGGTGCCGTACCGATGGCGATCATGACGGTCGGGACCAGCACGATGGTCGTCGGAGCGACGGTGATCGGCCGGGACCTGGCGCTGGCGATCGATCTCGTGTGCTGGGTCGTCGGCACGATCGGCGGGGTCGTCACCGCGGTGGTCATCCCGTACCGGCATCTCATCGTCGGGCGCGCGTCGGTCGGCGACGCCTTCGGCGGCTGGCTGATGCCGGTCGTCCCCCCGATGGTCTCGGCGTCGGGGGCCGCGGTGCTCGCCTCACAGTTGCCCGCGGGTTGGGCGTCGCACGTAGTGATGGGAATCGGCTGCGCGATGTTCGTCCTGGCCGCACTCGCCTCGCTCCCCATCATGTGGGCGTTGGCCGCGCGGCTGCGTACCGGAGACGTCGGCGCCGCGCACATGGTCCCCACCTGGTGGATCGTCCTCGGACCGCTCGGCCAATCGGTCACCGCGGCGTGCCTGCTGGCCCACGTCGCACCCCATGTCGTCGACGCGCCCATGGCTGAGACCTTGCATTCGTTTGCGGTCGGTTATGGCCTCGCCGTCTGGGTGGCGGCCACCCTCTGGATCGGCGTGGCTGCTCGGCTCACCGCGCGGACCCTGAGGTCGGGGATGCCGTTCGCGATGACCTGGTGGGCGTTCACCTTCCCCCTCGGCACCTACGTCACGGGTTCGAGTGCGCTGGCCCTCACCGTCGGCGGGACGGTCTTCGAGGTCGTGGCCGTCGCCGGGTTCGCAGTCCTCGTGGTGGCATGGAGCGTGGTGGCGGTTCGCACGGTCCGCGGGGTGGTGTCGGGAGAACTCCGCCGCGCTCCTGTGGTCCCCGTGAAGTAG
- a CDS encoding MFS transporter, which produces MSAHDSAVPPASVQSYLDEVPTWRDGTPATAGAMTAMQKRIWLLASAGKFLEGMIVFMVGVALPLIIDEFGLSSAQSGVVTAAPLLGIMVGASALGGLSDRWGRRQMFLAEMILFTAFLVGVTVSTGFPMLVVCLIGMGLALGCDYPTAHTMISETMPTSIRGRGVLAAFGFQAVGALAGTLVGVIILGNRDELSDWRWMFGVAVVPSVLVIVGRLFVVQSPHWLLGTGRVDEAEYELKRLLARRPQYPTTVTLTRHDGSGSGATSTTDVTALFRRPWRRSTILASMPWFLQDLGTYGIGIFTPTIIAATIGTAAANDSTVSGVVADDLHGTEGAVLIDAFLLIGIVLAIYLVNRFGRIRLQVFGFLGCAVGLVIAAASTLLDGTLQIILVFLGFMLFNLMTNLGPNSMTYLLAGEVFPTSLRGTGAGLAASVAKVGAVLTAFLFPILLDAWGTAMIVLLLAGTSMLGAFVTWTFRIETTGLSLEDVDRMHEAPVQTGPVHTPQPAPTGIS; this is translated from the coding sequence ATGTCGGCACACGATTCGGCCGTCCCTCCCGCCTCCGTGCAGAGCTACCTCGACGAGGTCCCCACCTGGCGAGACGGCACACCCGCCACCGCAGGCGCGATGACCGCCATGCAGAAGCGGATCTGGCTTTTGGCCTCCGCAGGCAAGTTCCTCGAGGGCATGATCGTCTTCATGGTGGGCGTGGCCCTGCCGTTGATCATCGACGAATTCGGGCTCAGCTCAGCCCAGTCCGGCGTCGTGACGGCCGCGCCGCTGCTCGGCATCATGGTCGGCGCGTCGGCCCTCGGCGGACTGTCCGACCGGTGGGGTCGCCGCCAGATGTTCTTGGCCGAGATGATCCTGTTCACCGCCTTCCTGGTCGGCGTCACGGTCAGCACCGGCTTTCCGATGTTGGTGGTCTGCCTCATCGGCATGGGACTGGCGTTGGGTTGCGATTACCCGACCGCCCACACCATGATCTCCGAGACCATGCCGACCAGCATCCGGGGTCGAGGAGTGCTGGCAGCGTTCGGTTTCCAAGCCGTCGGCGCACTCGCCGGAACCCTGGTCGGAGTGATCATCCTCGGCAATCGCGACGAGTTGTCGGACTGGCGCTGGATGTTCGGTGTGGCGGTCGTACCGTCCGTACTGGTGATCGTCGGCCGGCTCTTCGTCGTGCAGAGCCCGCACTGGCTCCTCGGGACGGGCCGGGTCGACGAGGCGGAGTACGAACTGAAACGCCTACTGGCTCGCCGACCGCAGTACCCGACCACCGTCACCCTCACGCGCCACGACGGATCCGGGTCCGGCGCCACCTCGACCACCGATGTCACGGCACTCTTCCGCCGACCCTGGCGACGATCGACGATCCTGGCCTCGATGCCGTGGTTCCTCCAGGACCTCGGGACGTACGGGATCGGCATCTTCACCCCGACGATCATCGCCGCGACGATCGGGACCGCCGCTGCGAACGACTCGACCGTCAGCGGCGTTGTCGCCGACGACCTGCACGGCACCGAAGGCGCGGTCCTCATCGATGCCTTCCTGCTCATCGGCATCGTGCTGGCGATCTACCTGGTCAACAGGTTCGGCCGAATCCGGTTGCAGGTCTTCGGTTTCCTCGGCTGTGCGGTCGGATTGGTGATAGCCGCCGCATCCACCCTGCTCGACGGCACCCTGCAGATCATCCTCGTGTTCCTCGGCTTCATGCTGTTCAACCTCATGACCAACCTGGGTCCGAACTCCATGACCTACCTCCTCGCCGGCGAGGTCTTCCCCACCTCGCTGCGCGGGACCGGCGCGGGCCTCGCCGCCTCGGTCGCCAAGGTCGGCGCAGTTCTCACCGCCTTCCTGTTCCCCATCCTCCTCGACGCTTGGGGAACGGCGATGATCGTGCTCCTCCTGGCCGGAACGTCGATGCTGGGCGCGTTCGTCACCTGGACCTTCCGAATCGAGACCACCGGACTCAGCCTGGAGGACGTGGACCGGATGCATGAGGCACCGGTGCAGACGGGACCCGTGCACACTCCGCAACCCGCGCCCACCGGAATTTCGTAG